The proteins below are encoded in one region of Paenarthrobacter ilicis:
- the alr gene encoding alanine racemase, which yields MRRNAHIQEPLPGALSGQVRVDLTAISDNITALKKRTEAPHFMAVVKGNAYGHGLVDVARTAVDAGATWLGTAQLSEAIALRKSGITVPILSWLYLASQTSETILEALQHGIDVSLGSVHQLEVLEGIAARLGRPAVVHLELDSGLSRGGARKEDWGALVAEARRGELKGTLRVRGLWTHLAWADIPAHPGNAAAVAGFEEAVREARAEGLTPELRHVSSSANILDRPEFHFDMVRAGLAIYGLAPADHLDPADFGLRPALSVTAPLVMVKKVPAGTGVSYEHQAITHEPRYLGLIPLGYADGIPKGISGRSVVRIGGRNVPVIGKVCMDQFMVDLGPDAGGITVGDTAVLFGDPASGAASADDWGAAIGSHGDEIINRIAPRLPRVYASEAYECPDYQEPETAGQGNAA from the coding sequence ATGAGACGTAATGCACACATTCAGGAGCCCCTGCCAGGGGCTCTTTCCGGTCAAGTCAGAGTGGACTTGACCGCCATTTCGGACAACATCACGGCACTGAAAAAGCGCACGGAAGCGCCCCATTTCATGGCTGTGGTGAAAGGCAACGCTTATGGCCACGGGCTTGTTGACGTGGCCCGTACCGCCGTGGACGCAGGTGCCACCTGGCTGGGAACTGCCCAGCTCAGTGAGGCGATCGCACTCCGCAAATCCGGCATCACTGTCCCGATTTTATCGTGGCTTTACCTGGCCTCCCAAACCAGCGAAACCATCCTCGAGGCCCTCCAGCACGGCATTGACGTTTCGTTGGGCAGCGTCCACCAACTGGAGGTCCTGGAAGGCATCGCGGCGCGCTTGGGCCGCCCCGCCGTCGTCCATCTTGAACTGGACAGCGGACTAAGCCGCGGAGGAGCCAGGAAGGAAGATTGGGGCGCCCTGGTGGCGGAGGCACGCCGGGGCGAACTCAAGGGCACGCTGCGTGTCCGCGGGCTGTGGACGCACTTGGCGTGGGCTGACATACCCGCCCACCCCGGCAACGCCGCAGCGGTGGCCGGGTTTGAGGAGGCCGTCCGCGAGGCCCGTGCGGAGGGACTCACACCGGAACTCCGGCATGTATCCAGCTCGGCCAACATCCTGGACAGGCCGGAGTTCCACTTCGACATGGTCCGGGCAGGCCTGGCAATCTACGGCCTGGCACCGGCAGACCACCTGGACCCCGCAGACTTTGGCCTGCGTCCGGCCCTGAGCGTCACCGCGCCCTTGGTGATGGTCAAAAAGGTCCCGGCGGGCACCGGCGTCAGCTACGAGCACCAGGCAATCACCCACGAACCGCGCTATCTGGGCCTTATCCCGCTGGGATACGCAGACGGCATCCCCAAGGGAATCAGCGGCCGTTCCGTGGTGCGCATTGGCGGACGCAACGTACCGGTGATCGGCAAGGTATGCATGGATCAGTTCATGGTGGACCTGGGTCCGGACGCCGGCGGAATCACCGTGGGTGACACCGCGGTACTGTTCGGCGATCCCGCCTCCGGGGCGGCGAGCGCCGACGACTGGGGAGCGGCGATCGGCAGCCACGGCGATGAGATCATCAACAGGATTGCGCCCCGGCTCCCCCGCGTCTACGCCAGCGAAGCCTACGAGTGCCCCGATTACCAGGAGCCGGAAACCGCAGGGCAGGGCAATGCTGCCTGA
- a CDS encoding amino acid permease — protein MDGESGTGHGGTQLVRSFGVLQLTMISVGATLGTGILVILGESVPLAGPAIWISFVIAGIAALLSAVSYAEMAGLVPVAGSSYSYSYATMGEGMAWICGWCLVLEYAVSVAAVAVGAGQYVNETLAAFGQFLPDAFSQPPGDGGMVNVPAVVIVVFAMMLLVRGARESAWINTAIVIIKVGILIFFCAVAFTAFNAGNFEPLMPMGAAGVSAAASSVFFSYIGFDAASTAGEEARNPKRDLPRAIMLSMVIVTSIYVLVAVAAIGARPWGWFDGTEAALVQILHEITGQPWIALVFSVGAVLAIASIVLTVLYGQTRIMLSMSRDGMVPKIFGRVSPRTGTPVAGTLIIGTAVALTAGLVPLGTLADATSIGTLFAFALVNVAVIYLRRNRPDLERSFRVPLYPITPILGTLMCAYLMLNLGADTWITFGAWMLVGIAIYFGYGRRNSKVATLSEQDYRELTARAHRPESVKAAKS, from the coding sequence ATGGATGGTGAATCCGGAACCGGACACGGCGGAACGCAGCTTGTCCGCAGCTTCGGTGTCCTGCAGCTGACCATGATCAGCGTGGGCGCAACGCTGGGAACCGGCATCCTGGTCATCCTGGGCGAATCCGTGCCGCTGGCCGGTCCGGCGATCTGGATCTCGTTTGTCATAGCAGGCATCGCGGCGTTGCTGTCCGCCGTGTCCTACGCAGAGATGGCCGGTCTGGTCCCCGTGGCAGGCTCCAGCTACTCCTATTCCTACGCCACCATGGGCGAGGGAATGGCCTGGATCTGCGGCTGGTGCCTGGTGCTGGAATACGCGGTCTCGGTGGCAGCAGTTGCCGTGGGGGCAGGACAGTATGTCAACGAGACCCTGGCAGCTTTCGGTCAGTTCCTCCCGGATGCCTTCTCCCAACCACCCGGTGATGGCGGAATGGTCAACGTGCCGGCTGTTGTGATCGTGGTCTTCGCCATGATGCTGCTGGTCCGCGGCGCCCGCGAAAGCGCCTGGATCAACACGGCCATCGTGATCATCAAGGTAGGCATCCTCATCTTCTTCTGCGCAGTGGCGTTCACCGCTTTCAACGCAGGAAACTTCGAGCCGCTCATGCCCATGGGTGCGGCCGGTGTGTCCGCAGCAGCCTCCAGCGTCTTCTTCTCCTACATTGGCTTCGACGCCGCTTCCACGGCCGGCGAGGAAGCCAGGAATCCCAAGAGGGACCTGCCGCGCGCCATCATGTTGTCCATGGTGATCGTCACCAGTATTTACGTCCTGGTTGCTGTGGCAGCCATCGGCGCCCGGCCGTGGGGTTGGTTTGACGGCACCGAGGCCGCCCTGGTGCAGATCCTCCACGAAATCACCGGCCAGCCGTGGATTGCGCTGGTCTTCTCCGTGGGCGCTGTGCTGGCGATTGCCAGTATTGTCCTGACTGTCCTCTATGGGCAGACCCGCATCATGTTGTCCATGTCCCGCGACGGCATGGTGCCCAAAATCTTTGGCCGCGTCTCTCCCCGCACCGGCACTCCGGTGGCCGGAACGCTCATCATTGGAACCGCCGTCGCGCTGACCGCCGGGTTGGTTCCCTTGGGGACGCTGGCGGACGCCACCAGTATTGGCACGCTGTTCGCTTTCGCGCTGGTAAACGTCGCAGTGATTTACCTTCGCCGCAACCGCCCCGACCTGGAGCGCAGCTTCCGCGTGCCGCTCTACCCTATTACTCCCATCCTGGGCACGCTGATGTGCGCTTACCTGATGCTCAACCTCGGCGCAGACACCTGGATCACCTTCGGCGCCTGGATGCTGGTGGGCATTGCCATCTACTTCGGCTACGGACGCCGGAACTCAAAGGTAGCCACCCTCAGCGAGCAGGACTACCGTGAACTGACCGCCAGGGCGCACCGCCCGGAATCTGTGAAAGCAGCAAAGTCATGA
- a CDS encoding flavin monoamine oxidase family protein yields the protein MTIATELPIVDPQGTAAADEAPITMLNPDFPFSYDHYLANPAGLGSVPESLHGTEVAIIGAGLSGLVTAYELMKLGLKPVIYEADQIGGRLRTASFPSAPGVVADLGGMRFPVSGKAFYHYVDLLGLDTQEFPNPMAPATSSTVIELAGKKHYATTADELPEFFHEVADAWKAAVNDGAAFAEMQEAIKARDTKRIKELWNALLPELDEQTFYGFIAASKSFKEAGFAHREAFGQVGFGTGGWDTDFPNSILEILRVVYTDADDQHRSLTGGAQRLPEALWNHAPSGIKYWPEGTSLASLHSGSPRGAVDNIRRADNGDLLVRENWGREATYQAVVTTCQSWLLSTRIHTEEALFPAELWTAIERSHYMQSSKTFVMVDRPFWKDIDPETGREVLSMTLTDRLNRATYLLDDGPDKPAVILLSYTWNDDALKWLALSAEERVKLMLHSLEQIYPGVDIASHIVGQPITVSWEADPNFMGAFKANLPGHYRYQQRLFTHFKQDQLPEYQRGIFLAGDDVSFTAGWAEGAVTTGLNAVWGVVNHLGGSSAEGNPGPGELLDELGPISLD from the coding sequence ATGACCATTGCCACCGAACTTCCCATTGTTGATCCGCAGGGCACGGCCGCTGCGGACGAGGCTCCCATCACCATGCTGAACCCGGACTTTCCGTTCAGCTACGATCACTACCTGGCCAACCCGGCCGGGCTGGGTTCAGTACCGGAATCACTGCATGGGACCGAGGTTGCCATTATTGGTGCCGGCCTCTCCGGCCTGGTGACCGCGTACGAGCTCATGAAGCTGGGCCTCAAGCCGGTGATCTACGAGGCAGACCAGATCGGCGGACGGCTCCGGACAGCCAGTTTCCCGTCCGCGCCCGGCGTGGTGGCAGACCTGGGCGGCATGCGCTTCCCGGTATCCGGCAAGGCGTTCTACCATTACGTGGACCTGCTGGGCCTGGATACGCAGGAGTTCCCCAACCCCATGGCACCAGCTACCTCCAGCACCGTGATTGAACTGGCGGGCAAGAAGCATTACGCCACCACGGCCGATGAGCTGCCGGAGTTCTTCCACGAAGTGGCCGATGCCTGGAAGGCCGCCGTCAACGACGGTGCTGCTTTTGCTGAAATGCAGGAAGCCATCAAGGCCCGCGACACCAAGAGGATCAAGGAACTCTGGAACGCGCTCCTTCCAGAGCTGGATGAGCAGACGTTCTATGGCTTCATCGCCGCCAGCAAGTCCTTCAAGGAAGCCGGCTTTGCGCACCGCGAGGCATTCGGCCAAGTGGGCTTCGGTACCGGTGGTTGGGACACTGACTTCCCCAACTCCATCCTCGAAATTCTCCGCGTCGTGTACACAGACGCCGACGACCAGCACCGCTCCCTGACGGGAGGAGCGCAAAGGCTCCCCGAGGCACTGTGGAACCACGCGCCGTCGGGCATTAAGTACTGGCCGGAAGGCACCTCGCTGGCATCCCTGCACTCCGGTTCGCCGCGCGGAGCCGTGGACAACATCCGCCGGGCGGACAACGGCGACCTCCTGGTCCGTGAGAACTGGGGGCGCGAGGCCACGTACCAAGCCGTGGTAACCACCTGCCAGTCGTGGCTGCTGTCCACCCGGATCCACACCGAGGAAGCGTTGTTCCCGGCCGAGCTGTGGACCGCGATCGAGCGCTCGCACTACATGCAGTCGTCCAAGACGTTCGTGATGGTGGACCGCCCGTTTTGGAAGGACATCGACCCGGAGACGGGCCGCGAAGTCCTGTCCATGACCCTCACCGACCGCCTCAACCGGGCCACGTACCTGCTCGACGACGGCCCGGACAAGCCCGCCGTCATCCTCCTGTCCTACACGTGGAACGACGACGCCTTGAAGTGGTTGGCCTTGAGCGCCGAAGAGCGCGTCAAGCTCATGCTCCACTCGCTGGAGCAGATCTACCCGGGAGTGGACATCGCCAGCCACATTGTTGGCCAGCCCATCACCGTATCTTGGGAGGCGGACCCCAACTTCATGGGTGCTTTCAAAGCCAACCTGCCCGGCCACTACCGCTACCAGCAGCGCCTGTTCACGCACTTCAAGCAGGACCAGCTGCCGGAGTACCAGCGCGGCATCTTCCTGGCCGGGGACGATGTGTCCTTCACTGCCGGATGGGCAGAGGGCGCGGTGACCACGGGCCTGAACGCGGTGTGGGGAGTGGTGAACCACCTCGGCGGTTCGTCCGCAGAGGGCAACCCCGGCCCCGGAGAATTGCTGGACGAACTCGGGCCCATCAGCCTGGACTGA
- a CDS encoding PadR family transcriptional regulator, translating into MNVSQPPRVTPADGDWPSDWLRATLGFLALNALASGPSYGYAIISELEHHGFGTIKGGTLYPLLTRYEAAGLVTTEWRAGDGGPGRKYFALTDSGRSEMNRLAADWRRFTELSNAYLNHGQNTKEIRA; encoded by the coding sequence ATGAATGTTTCCCAACCCCCGCGAGTGACGCCTGCGGATGGTGATTGGCCAAGCGATTGGCTGCGGGCCACGCTTGGCTTCCTCGCGTTGAATGCCCTCGCTTCAGGCCCTTCCTATGGCTACGCAATCATCAGCGAACTGGAGCACCACGGTTTTGGCACCATCAAAGGCGGCACCCTCTATCCCCTCCTGACCCGCTATGAGGCAGCCGGACTGGTGACCACCGAATGGCGGGCGGGGGACGGCGGGCCGGGACGAAAGTACTTTGCACTGACTGACAGCGGGCGCTCCGAAATGAACCGGCTGGCCGCAGACTGGCGGCGATTCACTGAGCTGAGCAACGCGTACCTCAACCACGGGCAGAACACCAAGGAGATCAGGGCATGA
- a CDS encoding gamma carbonic anhydrase family protein produces MAPSYTFAGDTPAIHETAFVAPTASIIGKATLGQDSSAFYGVSVRADTAAITVGAGSNLQDNVVLHADPGFPCTVGERVSVGHSAVVHGCTVEDDCLIGMSATILNGAVIGTGSLIAAGAVVLEGTVVPPRSLVAGVPAKVRRELTDEEFEGVKHNAAHYKELAAAHREMHS; encoded by the coding sequence ATGGCTCCTTCTTACACCTTTGCCGGGGACACCCCGGCCATTCATGAGACCGCCTTTGTGGCGCCTACGGCCTCGATCATCGGCAAGGCCACCCTTGGCCAGGATTCGAGTGCGTTCTACGGTGTCTCCGTCCGCGCTGATACCGCCGCCATCACCGTAGGCGCAGGCTCGAACCTCCAGGACAACGTGGTCCTGCACGCCGACCCCGGATTTCCCTGCACCGTAGGCGAGCGCGTTTCCGTGGGACACAGCGCAGTGGTCCACGGCTGCACGGTGGAAGACGACTGCCTGATCGGCATGAGTGCCACCATCCTCAATGGCGCGGTGATCGGCACAGGTTCGCTCATTGCCGCAGGCGCCGTGGTGTTGGAGGGGACGGTGGTTCCCCCACGTTCCCTGGTGGCCGGCGTACCGGCCAAAGTCCGCCGAGAACTCACGGATGAGGAGTTTGAGGGCGTTAAGCACAACGCTGCCCACTACAAAGAGCTGGCTGCGGCACATCGGGAAATGCACTCCTAA
- the purU gene encoding formyltetrahydrofolate deformylase: MTDSTAFVVTLSCPDRPGIVHAVAGALLEAGCNIADSQQYGSPSTGNFFMRVEATTSRSQAELTAALQPVAESFGMAWQINPVGQKVRTLILCSKDAHCLNDLLFAQRAGTLPIEIPAIVSNHRDLESLAEFYGIPFHHVPVTADTKADAEAALLKLIDEHDVELTVLARYMQILSNDLCTELNGRAINIHHSFLPSFKGAKPYHQAHARGVKIIGATAHYVTADLDEGPIIEQEVIRVDHARTAEQFVQMGRDVEGRTLVQAVQWQAEHRVLLDGTRTVVFN; the protein is encoded by the coding sequence GTGACTGACTCCACTGCTTTCGTAGTAACACTTTCCTGCCCTGACCGCCCCGGCATCGTGCACGCGGTGGCCGGCGCCCTGCTTGAGGCAGGTTGCAATATCGCTGACTCCCAGCAGTACGGAAGCCCCAGCACCGGCAACTTTTTCATGCGGGTGGAGGCAACGACGTCGCGGTCCCAAGCGGAACTGACGGCCGCGCTGCAGCCGGTGGCCGAATCGTTCGGCATGGCGTGGCAGATCAATCCCGTGGGGCAGAAAGTGCGCACCCTGATCCTGTGTTCCAAGGACGCCCACTGCCTGAACGACCTCCTCTTTGCCCAGCGCGCCGGAACGCTGCCCATTGAGATTCCGGCAATCGTCTCCAACCACCGGGACCTGGAGTCACTGGCGGAGTTCTATGGCATTCCGTTCCACCACGTTCCCGTCACTGCCGACACCAAGGCTGACGCCGAAGCTGCGCTGCTCAAGCTCATCGACGAGCACGACGTTGAACTCACAGTCCTGGCCCGGTACATGCAGATCCTTTCCAACGACTTGTGCACAGAGTTGAACGGCCGGGCCATCAACATCCACCACTCATTCCTCCCGTCCTTCAAGGGCGCCAAGCCGTACCACCAGGCCCACGCCCGCGGCGTGAAAATCATTGGCGCGACGGCCCACTATGTGACAGCGGACCTGGATGAGGGTCCCATCATTGAGCAGGAAGTCATCCGCGTTGACCACGCCCGCACAGCCGAACAGTTCGTCCAGATGGGCCGCGACGTTGAGGGCCGCACGCTGGTGCAGGCGGTGCAGTGGCAGGCTGAGCACCGCGTGCTGCTGGACGGCACCCGGACCGTCGTCTTCAACTAA
- the glyA gene encoding serine hydroxymethyltransferase, whose amino-acid sequence MTTTTTSASVSNQSLADLDPEIAAVLNQELGRQRGTLEMIASENFAPRAVMEAQGSVLTNKYAEGYPGRRYYGGCEYVDVAEQLAIDRVKELFGAEYANVQPHSGAQANAAALSAMITPGDKILGLSLAHGGHLTHGMKLNFSGKLYNVAAYQVEEDNFRIDMDRLREQAIAEKPQVIIAGWSAYPRHLDFAAFRSIANEVGALLWTDMAHFAGLVAAGLHPSPVPYSDVVTSTVHKTLAGPRSGVILGKQEWAKKLNSSVFPGQQGGPLMHVIAAKAVAFKIAGGEEFKERQERVLEGARIIADRLNQADVAEAGVSVLTGGTDVHLVLVDLRNSQLDGQQAEDLLHSAGITVNRNSVPFDPRPPMVTSGLRIGTPALATRGFGAAEFTEVAEIIATALKAGTSADVESLQARVDKLAADFPLYPQHEQW is encoded by the coding sequence GTGACTACCACAACCACTTCCGCGTCTGTCAGCAACCAGTCGCTCGCCGATCTCGATCCCGAGATTGCAGCAGTCCTCAACCAGGAACTTGGCCGCCAGCGCGGCACCCTGGAAATGATTGCGTCCGAAAACTTCGCCCCCCGCGCCGTCATGGAAGCCCAGGGCTCAGTCCTGACCAACAAGTACGCCGAGGGTTACCCGGGCCGCCGCTACTACGGCGGTTGTGAATACGTCGACGTCGCCGAGCAGCTGGCGATCGATCGCGTCAAGGAACTCTTTGGTGCCGAGTACGCCAACGTCCAACCGCACTCCGGTGCGCAGGCCAACGCGGCAGCCCTCTCCGCCATGATCACTCCCGGCGACAAGATCCTGGGCCTGTCCCTGGCACACGGTGGGCACCTGACCCACGGCATGAAGCTCAACTTCTCCGGCAAGCTGTACAACGTAGCCGCCTACCAGGTCGAAGAAGACAACTTCCGGATCGACATGGACAGGCTGCGCGAGCAGGCCATTGCCGAGAAGCCGCAGGTCATCATTGCCGGCTGGTCCGCGTACCCCCGTCACCTGGACTTCGCTGCTTTCCGTTCCATCGCTAACGAAGTCGGCGCGCTCTTGTGGACGGACATGGCACACTTCGCCGGACTGGTCGCAGCAGGACTGCACCCCAGCCCGGTGCCGTACTCCGACGTCGTTACCTCCACGGTCCACAAGACCTTGGCTGGCCCCCGTTCCGGTGTGATCCTCGGCAAGCAGGAGTGGGCCAAGAAGCTCAACTCCAGCGTCTTCCCGGGCCAGCAGGGTGGACCCCTCATGCACGTGATCGCCGCCAAAGCTGTTGCTTTCAAGATCGCCGGCGGCGAAGAGTTCAAGGAACGCCAGGAGCGTGTCCTCGAGGGTGCCAGGATCATCGCTGACCGTCTGAACCAGGCCGATGTTGCCGAGGCCGGCGTCTCGGTCCTCACCGGCGGCACGGATGTTCACCTGGTCCTGGTTGACTTGCGCAACTCGCAGCTGGATGGCCAGCAGGCCGAAGACCTCCTGCACTCGGCAGGCATCACCGTGAACCGCAACTCTGTTCCGTTTGATCCCCGCCCGCCGATGGTCACCTCCGGCCTCCGCATCGGTACGCCTGCCTTGGCTACCCGCGGATTCGGTGCTGCCGAGTTCACCGAAGTTGCCGAGATCATCGCCACGGCGCTCAAGGCCGGCACCTCGGCGGACGTGGAGTCGCTGCAGGCCCGCGTGGACAAGCTCGCCGCTGACTTCCCGCTGTACCCGCAGCACGAGCAGTGGTAA
- a CDS encoding bifunctional methylenetetrahydrofolate dehydrogenase/methenyltetrahydrofolate cyclohydrolase, whose product MTQSTAQILDGKATAAAIKAELTTRVAALAAKGIVPGLGTILVGSDPGSTWYVGGKHKDCAEVGIQSIRRDLPEDISQEDLLEVVRELNDNPECTGYIVQLPLPKHIDQDVILEAMDPEKDADGLHPMNLGRLVANVNGEMKSPLPCTPKGCVELLRRHNIELKGKRVLVVGRGVTIGRPIGLLLTRKEVNATVILAHTGTVDLPAELKQADVVIAAAGVPHMIKAGDLKPGAIVLDVGVSRVDDGNGKAVVTGDVDPAAADVAAWLSPNPGGVGPMTRAMLLANVVESAERQAGIA is encoded by the coding sequence ATGACACAGTCCACCGCACAGATCCTCGACGGCAAGGCCACCGCCGCAGCCATCAAGGCAGAACTGACCACCCGCGTTGCAGCCTTGGCAGCCAAGGGAATCGTCCCCGGCCTGGGCACCATCCTGGTGGGATCCGATCCCGGCAGCACCTGGTACGTGGGCGGCAAGCACAAGGACTGCGCCGAAGTCGGCATCCAGTCCATTCGCCGCGACCTTCCCGAGGACATCTCCCAGGAGGACCTCCTGGAGGTTGTCCGCGAGCTCAACGACAACCCGGAATGCACCGGCTACATCGTCCAACTGCCCCTCCCCAAGCACATTGACCAGGACGTCATCCTGGAAGCGATGGACCCGGAGAAAGACGCCGACGGCCTGCACCCCATGAACCTTGGCCGCCTGGTGGCCAACGTGAATGGCGAGATGAAGTCCCCACTGCCCTGCACCCCCAAGGGCTGTGTGGAGCTGCTCCGCCGCCACAACATTGAACTCAAGGGCAAGCGCGTCCTGGTGGTGGGCCGCGGCGTCACCATCGGCCGCCCCATCGGCCTCCTGCTGACCCGCAAGGAAGTCAACGCCACGGTGATCCTGGCCCACACCGGAACGGTGGACCTGCCCGCAGAACTCAAGCAGGCCGACGTCGTGATTGCCGCTGCCGGTGTGCCGCACATGATCAAGGCTGGAGACCTTAAGCCGGGCGCAATCGTGCTGGACGTCGGCGTCAGCCGCGTGGATGACGGCAACGGCAAAGCTGTCGTCACCGGAGACGTGGACCCGGCCGCTGCCGACGTCGCCGCGTGGCTGTCCCCGAACCCGGGTGGTGTGGGTCCGATGACCCGCGCCATGCTGCTCGCCAACGTGGTGGAAAGCGCCGAGCGCCAGGCCGGCATCGCCTAG
- a CDS encoding ABC transporter ATP-binding protein — MHNEATRPVDSPLTSPNTDRQTVISARNLTKSYGDLTAVDNISFDVPAGESFGLLGPNGAGKSTTMKMIGGVSQRTSGTLSIMGLDPESHGPEVRAHLGVVPQQDNLDEELRVRENLIVYGRYFGLPLKYLRPKADELLEFAQLTDKANSKVDALSGGMKRRLTIARSLINEPRILLLDEPTTGLDPQARHILWDRLFRLKENGVTLILTTHYMDEAEQLCDRLIVVDKGRIMAEGSPAALIREHSSREVLELRFGSQRNATIGDELQGIGERLETLPDRVLIYAHDGEAALEHVTSRGLRPVTSLVRRSSLEDVFLRLTGRSLVD; from the coding sequence GTGCACAACGAAGCAACCCGACCAGTGGATTCCCCGTTGACCAGCCCGAACACCGACCGGCAGACAGTCATCAGCGCCCGGAACCTGACCAAGTCCTACGGCGATCTCACCGCGGTGGACAACATCTCCTTCGACGTACCGGCGGGGGAGTCCTTCGGCCTGCTGGGCCCCAACGGTGCCGGCAAGTCCACCACTATGAAGATGATCGGCGGCGTCTCCCAGCGCACGTCCGGGACGCTCAGCATCATGGGCTTGGACCCCGAATCCCACGGCCCGGAGGTCCGGGCACACCTGGGGGTGGTGCCGCAGCAGGACAACCTGGACGAGGAACTGCGGGTCCGCGAAAACCTTATTGTCTATGGCCGTTACTTCGGCCTGCCTTTGAAATACCTGCGTCCCAAAGCGGACGAGCTCTTGGAATTCGCGCAGCTGACGGACAAAGCCAATTCCAAGGTGGATGCACTGTCCGGCGGCATGAAGCGGCGGTTGACCATTGCCCGATCCCTGATCAATGAGCCCCGGATACTCCTCCTTGATGAACCAACCACGGGCCTGGACCCGCAGGCGCGCCACATTCTGTGGGACCGGTTGTTCCGGCTCAAGGAAAACGGTGTGACGCTGATCCTCACCACGCACTACATGGACGAGGCCGAACAACTCTGTGACCGCCTGATCGTGGTGGACAAGGGCCGGATCATGGCCGAAGGTTCCCCGGCCGCGCTGATCCGGGAGCATTCGTCCCGTGAAGTCCTGGAGCTCAGGTTCGGGTCCCAGCGGAACGCGACCATCGGCGACGAACTCCAAGGCATTGGAGAGCGGCTAGAAACGCTGCCCGACCGCGTGCTCATCTACGCCCATGACGGCGAGGCCGCACTGGAGCACGTCACCTCGCGGGGTCTACGGCCCGTGACATCGCTGGTGCGCCGATCCTCGTTGGAAGACGTATTCCTGCGACTGACCGGCAGGAGCCTTGTTGACTAG
- a CDS encoding ABC transporter permease — protein sequence MTDPGSKQPSTAVQPLRAHSPEVSAARARRWGAFFYAEQVLRVMRNYGWSVILYSVGQPVAYLFAMGVGLASLVDANSGAVFGGVSYLEFVAPALLVSAAVMTASGEFSYPVTDGFKWRRVFYGPHASPLTPQQIASGHIMASSVRFLLQSVVYFAVVAMFGASPGPWGWVSAIVATVAALSFGLPLMAYAASITQDKGQFALVQRFIVMPLFLFSGTFFPLDTLPVAVRWIGWISPVWHGTELGRVFTYGMDQEPLLTIIHILFLVVTAGVGWILVRRQFVKRMGS from the coding sequence ATGACTGACCCAGGGAGCAAACAACCCTCGACGGCGGTGCAGCCGCTGCGGGCCCACTCGCCGGAGGTTTCGGCTGCCCGGGCGCGGCGCTGGGGTGCCTTCTTCTACGCGGAGCAGGTACTCCGCGTCATGCGGAACTATGGCTGGTCCGTGATCCTGTACAGCGTGGGTCAACCGGTGGCGTACTTGTTCGCCATGGGTGTTGGGTTGGCCAGCTTGGTGGACGCCAACAGCGGGGCTGTCTTTGGCGGAGTCAGTTACCTGGAGTTCGTGGCTCCGGCACTGTTGGTCTCCGCGGCGGTGATGACCGCGTCCGGGGAGTTCTCGTACCCGGTCACGGACGGCTTCAAGTGGCGTCGCGTGTTCTACGGACCGCACGCCTCGCCGTTGACCCCGCAACAAATCGCCAGCGGCCACATCATGGCCAGCTCTGTGCGGTTCCTGCTGCAGTCGGTGGTGTATTTCGCGGTGGTGGCCATGTTCGGTGCTTCGCCTGGGCCGTGGGGCTGGGTGTCTGCGATCGTGGCAACCGTGGCGGCGTTGTCCTTCGGGCTGCCGTTGATGGCCTACGCCGCAAGCATTACCCAGGACAAGGGCCAGTTTGCGCTGGTGCAGCGTTTCATTGTGATGCCGCTGTTCCTGTTCTCCGGGACGTTTTTCCCGCTGGACACCCTGCCGGTGGCCGTCCGCTGGATTGGCTGGATTTCCCCGGTGTGGCACGGAACCGAGCTGGGCCGGGTGTTCACCTACGGCATGGACCAGGAGCCGTTGCTGACCATCATCCATATCCTGTTCCTGGTGGTGACAGCCGGAGTGGGCTGGATCCTGGTCCGGCGGCAGTTCGTCAAAAGGATGGGCTCATGA